From the Leptolyngbya sp. O-77 genome, one window contains:
- a CDS encoding gamma carbonic anhydrase family protein — protein MSTGFTENSQQNRTGGWSAPDVSKAAFVAPGATVVGQVLLAEGASVWYGAVVRGDVERIEIGRCTNIQDGAILHGDPGQPTVLEDYVTVGHRAVIHGAHIEQGCLIGIGAIVLDGVRVGAGSIVGAGAVVTKDVPGRSLVVGIPAKVVRSLSDEEVADLIDHAKKYEKLAQVHAGTGTELGFERLPPASS, from the coding sequence TTGTCTACGGGTTTCACGGAAAATTCACAGCAAAATCGCACTGGCGGTTGGTCTGCCCCGGATGTCTCTAAGGCAGCGTTTGTTGCGCCGGGGGCCACGGTGGTCGGCCAGGTTTTGCTGGCAGAGGGCGCAAGCGTCTGGTATGGCGCGGTAGTGCGCGGCGATGTGGAACGGATTGAGATCGGCCGCTGCACTAATATTCAAGACGGCGCAATTTTGCATGGCGATCCGGGACAGCCAACGGTGCTGGAAGACTACGTGACGGTGGGGCATCGGGCTGTCATCCACGGTGCCCATATCGAGCAGGGCTGTTTGATCGGCATCGGGGCGATCGTGCTGGATGGGGTGCGCGTGGGGGCGGGCAGCATTGTGGGCGCAGGCGCAGTGGTGACGAAAGACGTGCCAGGGCGATCGCTCGTGGTGGGCATTCCCGCAAAAGTGGTGCGTTCCCTCAGCGACGAAGAGGTGGCCGACCTGATCGACCACGCCAAAAAATACGAAAAGCTCGCCCAGGTTCATGCAGGCACAGGGACAGAGTTGGGGTTTGAGCGTTTGCCGCCCGCGTCATCTTGA
- a CDS encoding redoxin domain-containing protein, which yields MARSLLTVGEPAPWFTAPSTSNPRYHFDSVAGRYVVLCFFASTSVPVSQQVLTLLFQHRALFDDTHCCFFGVSIDPEDQAQARVQEAIPGIRFFWDFDQLVSRQYGVLDEATQSYTPCTYILDERLRVLGVLPFGDQPEQHVALLVKILEQLPPLNPAEPAAVQAPVLVVPRVFEPDLCEALIDYYNQHGGEESGFMREVGGRTVAALDHSFKRRKDQEILDEPLRNAAMYRIHDRLVPEIAKAFQFRATRIERHIVACYDSHSGGFFKPHRDNTTKGTAHRRFAVSLNLNTGEYEGGKLRFPEFGRRTYEAPAGGAVVFSCSLLHEATPVTQGLRYAYLPFLYDDAAAQIREENRQFLAVE from the coding sequence ATGGCCAGGTCACTGCTCACGGTGGGCGAACCGGCTCCCTGGTTCACCGCCCCTTCCACCAGCAACCCCCGCTATCATTTCGACTCGGTAGCCGGCCGCTACGTGGTGCTGTGCTTTTTCGCCTCCACCAGCGTCCCCGTCAGTCAGCAAGTGCTGACGCTGCTGTTTCAACATCGGGCGCTGTTCGACGATACCCACTGCTGCTTTTTTGGGGTCAGCATCGACCCGGAAGATCAGGCGCAAGCCAGAGTGCAGGAAGCCATTCCCGGCATTCGCTTTTTTTGGGACTTTGACCAGTTGGTAAGCCGCCAATACGGTGTTTTGGACGAAGCCACCCAGAGCTACACGCCCTGCACCTATATTCTGGATGAGCGGCTGCGGGTGCTGGGGGTGCTGCCCTTTGGCGACCAGCCGGAACAGCACGTCGCCCTGCTGGTGAAAATCCTCGAACAATTGCCGCCGCTCAACCCTGCCGAACCCGCCGCCGTGCAAGCGCCCGTGCTGGTGGTGCCGCGGGTGTTCGAGCCAGATTTGTGCGAAGCCTTAATCGACTACTACAACCAGCACGGCGGCGAAGAGTCGGGCTTTATGCGGGAGGTGGGCGGGCGCACCGTTGCCGCACTCGACCACAGCTTCAAGCGGCGAAAAGACCAGGAAATTTTGGACGAACCCCTGCGGAATGCGGCGATGTATCGGATTCACGATCGCCTCGTCCCCGAAATCGCCAAAGCCTTCCAGTTTCGCGCCACGCGCATCGAGCGCCACATCGTTGCCTGCTACGATAGCCACTCCGGCGGCTTTTTCAAGCCTCATCGCGATAACACCACCAAAGGTACGGCCCACCGCCGTTTTGCGGTGTCGCTCAACCTCAACACGGGCGAGTACGAAGGCGGCAAGCTGCGTTTTCCCGAATTTGGCAGGCGAACCTATGAAGCCCCTGCGGGCGGTGCGGTCGTCTTCTCTTGCTCGCTGCTGCATGAGGCTACGCCTGTTACGCAGGGACTCCGCTACGCCTACCTGCCCTTCCTCTACGACGATGCCGCTGCCCAAATCCGCGAGGAGAATCGGCAGTTTTTGGCCGTCGAGTAG
- a CDS encoding VOC family protein, whose product MHHASIRTADIFRAIAFYERLGFTVCERFTAGITLGCWMEGLGGRIELLQVPQPRAAADAFGDEHYTGYYHLSFDLTDAVESLPDWLENLQHHFAQAAAAGQGEALRVLLEPTQQMIGDRIYEVAFIADSDGLPLEFIRVLGERVGA is encoded by the coding sequence ATGCACCACGCTTCGATTCGCACGGCGGACATCTTTCGGGCGATCGCCTTTTATGAGCGGCTGGGGTTTACGGTGTGCGAGCGGTTTACCGCAGGCATCACGCTGGGCTGCTGGATGGAGGGGTTGGGCGGGCGGATTGAGCTATTGCAAGTGCCGCAGCCTCGCGCCGCCGCCGATGCCTTTGGCGACGAGCATTACACGGGTTACTATCACCTGTCGTTTGACCTGACCGATGCAGTCGAGAGCCTGCCCGACTGGCTAGAAAATTTGCAGCATCATTTTGCCCAAGCTGCCGCCGCCGGCCAGGGCGAAGCGCTGAGGGTGCTGCTGGAGCCAACACAGCAGATGATTGGCGATCGCATCTACGAAGTTGCATTTATCGCCGACTCAGACGGGTTGCCGCTAGAGTTTATCCGGGTGCTGGGGGAACGGGTAGGCGCGTAG
- a CDS encoding VOC family protein — protein MNFKRMEHINLSCQDLEASQRFYQTLFPDWYVRAEGSYEGDRWIHLGNEQFYMSLNNAHEPAAAHRAHASVGFNHVGFVIEDAEAMRSHLEKHGIEYYTYTSPETRLRLYVSDPDGNEVELVEYQPDYALR, from the coding sequence ATGAACTTCAAACGGATGGAACATATCAATCTGTCTTGCCAGGACTTGGAAGCGAGCCAGCGGTTTTATCAAACGCTGTTTCCCGATTGGTACGTGCGGGCGGAAGGCAGCTACGAGGGCGATCGCTGGATTCACCTGGGCAACGAACAGTTTTACATGTCGCTGAACAATGCCCATGAGCCTGCGGCGGCTCATCGCGCCCATGCCAGCGTGGGGTTCAACCATGTCGGCTTTGTGATCGAAGATGCCGAAGCGATGCGATCGCACCTGGAAAAGCACGGCATTGAATATTACACCTACACCTCGCCCGAAACGCGACTGCGGCTCTACGTCAGCGATCCCGACGGCAACGAGGTGGAACTGGTAGAGTATCAGCCCGACTATGCGCTGCGGTAG
- a CDS encoding TIGR02652 family protein: MMNPALQYPIFGPEIQCPHCRQTIPALTLTDTYLCQRHGAFEANPKTGELIHLQSGRHWRQWDNEWYRQHTHPDGIRFEIHEALDRLYTQGYRATRVIIARRYQDLISTYLDRSAPWRGQADASTRPRLYGLPVEFSPDPKEEPCWDVINFDLEKEPGAPVRYPYFRLFE, from the coding sequence ATGATGAACCCAGCCCTACAGTACCCAATCTTCGGCCCGGAGATTCAGTGTCCCCACTGTCGTCAGACAATTCCGGCATTGACTCTGACCGACACCTATCTGTGCCAGCGCCACGGAGCTTTTGAAGCAAATCCCAAAACGGGTGAACTGATCCATCTCCAGTCTGGCCGACACTGGCGGCAGTGGGATAACGAGTGGTATCGCCAGCATACGCATCCCGATGGCATCCGATTTGAAATCCATGAAGCGCTCGATCGCCTCTACACCCAGGGCTATCGTGCGACTCGCGTAATCATTGCCCGTCGCTACCAGGATTTGATCAGCACCTATCTCGACCGCAGTGCCCCGTGGCGCGGACAGGCAGACGCTAGCACTCGCCCCCGCCTCTACGGGCTGCCCGTAGAGTTCAGCCCCGATCCAAAAGAGGAGCCGTGCTGGGATGTGATTAATTTTGACCTGGAGAAAGAGCCGGGTGCGCCCGTGCGGTATCCCTACTTTCGGCTGTTTGAGTAG